The following nucleotide sequence is from Bactrocera oleae isolate idBacOlea1 chromosome 2, idBacOlea1, whole genome shotgun sequence.
TAAATTCTAGTCCTTTTGTCGCGCACTCTTATGAAATAAATCGACGATTTTTGTTTGTCATGAGAGTCCTCGGATTAGGGTTAGAAGGTGCAGGAAAATTTTGTGGATCAATGGACATGCGAGCTTGTATATCAAGGAATGGCATCACTATTGTATTATATGAAGGCAATAGGAATTACACTTGGGCCTAATGCGCATTCATATTCCGAAAAAGAAGATGAGCAGCGCGTGAACATTTCCGATCGCAAAGCGTAAGAGCACCCGAGATGGAAGAATGGCTCGCAGATTTTATTAGAAGCTACCGAATAGACGACTCCATGTaagataaaaaaatagtttttcaaagtcggtgaccaagattactcgaaaacggctaaaccgattagtctcaaattttaacacgaacttcttaaattattttttagtaatccATCGAAGATTTTTttctgataaatatttttgtttttataaacaattcaaggccgaaatttcggtgaaaaatcgttttattttttagaaaccgccattttgtcaaaaaaatacatattgctAATTCCTTCGGTtaattactagatttaacattactttaacgaaatctgtttgtttttttaatttcagatgatTCAGTTCAGAGATATAGAGTTCACCGCAAAATGTCTTTTTTGAGAGAAGCTCCCGGACTAGTTTACTAGTACCAAGCcttaaaatatacttgtagttaaaaGATACCATAATATGTGTATCAATTTTTGGATGAATAAACttaagttttctcagaaaaacttCTGGAAAATTCACTTTATTTCGGCCTTCTAACTGTATATAACCCCTTATTACAGAGGTCTAGGAATATTATTTTCAGACTTCCAGCTACTACAGCGGGGCATTGGCCGTTTTGAAAACATGCGCTAAAAATGCACAGcagatttcaataaaattagaatCAGTGATTTGGGCCGGAATAGATAGAGACAATGGGACAAACAACTTTTCAAAAGAGCTCTATTGGAGAAGTGTTAGTAGATTGCGGCCGTGATAACTAGTGAAACACGTGTTGGGGAAAATTTATGACCAGTGATTTGAAATAAGAACAGATCATGTAACAGTAAAATGGCTTCTACAGCATTAAGAGATTCCAAGATTACGACTTTTCTTTTCAGCAGCCAACTTTGAGTATGGATATGGATAtcttataaaagtattttttatattttgattgttGAACTGTTGATCATCAATATCTTTGACGACACTGATTTAATAATTACCCTTGAAAAACACAGAAAGTAGTTACCTGAACTGATGTCATTGCTTGAACccgatttttcaaattattgttACATAACTAAGCAAAATAAACTGGTACACTATTTGCCCATACCTTTATTAAAAAGCTAAAATATTCCCATTCttaaatgttattgaaaaatatttatttttacatttgtttaaaaattcgaaCACGGTTAAAACGGGATCAGGGACTGATGgatgaatgaaaaataaattttacgcgTATTTAAATGTCCGTCAATatgtgaataaatatattttaagatgTAAGTATTCTGTAGTAACATAATTGGTTTTATTGATACAATTTATAATCAATTTGAGAAGAGAAGCACCAAACGAAGcatttatctatttattttttgtatatgaatgtacttgtttgtatatatgaattatGAAGGAAGATACGAAGATTAAAAATTGTCACGACTACTAGAAATCAGTTTCATTGCATACGCCGAATGCCTTCGTCTTATTTTTTAGTTCATACAAATTGTTTCTATAATAgatatcaatatttatattcatctcttgttaaataaaatttgatccTAATACTaagtttatgtatattttaatatttacaaaacaccaaaaaaaaacataaatatacataaagtcAATGATAAAAAAggacaattattttaaaattcttattatttctttttgaaactTTAAATCGTCAGCTAAAGATTGACAAACTCTTCAATATATCtacaaaaatgttgttttgaTAAAGTCGCTGATTTCAATATTGGTGACAGATCTGTTAAAGATTAAAAGTGCAAGGTtttattaattaagaaaaaacagagataaaaatacctattttaattcaaaaatggaTTCAAGACCAACAGAAGAGCAGATCctcagtattaaaaataaaacattggcTTCTACCAGATAAAGTTACTTAGCCAAAACTACACAATCGGTTAGTTTTTCTGCTGTATCAGCCCAAAAAAGCCTTATCTGATAAGACCATATTTGTTGTTAACCTgggaatttaatttttaacaatattatGCATTCAAGTGTTGCCATGTCCACAGGTCAAAGTCTAAGAAGTTTTAGTAATGTGCATACTTTTGCATAAAACCCTTCTGAATAATTTGCaaatatctaacaaatttttcagTTTACCGTTACAGTTTTTATGAATGTGAGTTATTTAGTTTAACTTTAGGTTTTGCAATCTCatttccgatcgttcataaGTTTATGTTTTAAATTCTTATACACGCCATATCTTTTTTAGTTAATCTGCTGTCTGGCCTCAGTAATAAGTGCCAATAGGGAATCAAGTTTTAGATCCTCAAAACGTGCAAAATGATTCATCAACGGTTGGATTGAATCTGACTCGATTTCTGCACAAACTGTGTGGTTTTGAATCGTTCGATTTAAAGACGTTGCAACTTGATCCAGGAAATAGCGCCATTTTCCCTTGTTTCCATCAGTAAGGGTACTATCATTGCCGGACATATAAATATGCTCAGCTTGCAACACCAGGCAAACCAGTGATGAAATCCCAaactgcaaaaaataaataagataatatGTAGTCCATTATTAATTATGGAAATAATATCTATTGAAATGGGATGTATGATTATTTTCTTCGCATTGACCGGATGGGTCTACGATTACGCATAAACATTTACACTggttagcaaaattaaaaatttttttttgtcgcaTGAAAGCTCgtatcaaattttgaatttactaGGGCCCCTTAACAATAAtatatgaatgaaaaaaaatgacACGTCAGGTTTTCTTGTGAcatcaaaacatatattttcttctttagAGAAAGTATTgcttaatatagaaaaaatacttattttcgtGAATATCTGGCTTCTGGAAAGTATTTTTAAGTCTCCAATAATAATCTGCTAGCATTCCTGCACTCCATTTCCCTTGATAGCGGAAAGAAATAAAGATGAGAGTCCAGGATATGaatttttaagtatatattaaacCTCAAAGCTTTATGTGACCTTATAAGTTCATTTATTAAGCCTTTGTAATTTTCCGAACATTTCTAAGCGATTTCATTAAGTTTTTCTTCAAAGCTCTGTTAGCCGAAGAGAAGTTTAGATACTGAGTAGTGTGTTTGAACATGGTTGTAATGCGTTTCGTTTGAGTCAAACAAATTACATGATCCTTTGGTTCGCTCTAAATCATTGGTATAGCAAAGGGCATATGTCCGGGTTGTTGTTCAACTTAATAGCAGTCTCACACACGTTACACAACATTTATGTGAAACCCAGGTTTTTTCTCGATTTCTCATAGGAAATccaaaatagtttaaataacaCTGTTCAATTATGAGAAATTACGACGCTGAGAATAGTTAAGTTAATTCTCcatacacataaaaaaaacTGCCGGGGCGTTAGAACACTTTCGTGGCATGTTTACGATGTAACAAACGTGTAAATGATGTAGGTTAGTCGAAtgcatatttagaaaaaaacgtATATAAAAAGAACATGTAGCTGTCTAAAAAAAACCAGGACgtgattgaaacaaaattattatttatatattgttaataatattacaCCAACATTAGAGcagattgatttttttttgattctagaaagtgtaggtaatattaagttttaaacaactagtgtatggaggtagacttccCTAGAATCCCAGCGGAAATGCcttaaggcgaaaagtaaaaattgtttttgaacagattccatattccaatatatgtctaaccaaagttgtataaagtgttttagtaatacacggatctctaaattgtttagaccaacgtttaacaaaacagAGGACACCTTTttctttcaagaccatggtatcaatatgaagactaaaattaagcttaaggtccatattaactcccaaatcaacatagttcaAAACTTCCTATGGAGTATGGTGGTTTATTACATaaaagaggggtgcacagatctacgggaaaaacACATCAtcatacatttattgagattcaatggccaATCAATTCTATCACACCAAGCAACAAAATTGTTTAAGTATGTTTGCAACAGACATCTTTtatcagttgaagtgtatgatttaaaaagctttacgtcgtcgtttttattgtcttatttaattctataatatctctacaactattaacaaaaaagaaatgtcgagcaaattttaccgaaattttaattttgttggaaaaaggtctgccaaatttccaattttactttgtttttttcCTCCGTCCAAGCacgagtttatggtcttaactaaaacaggtgttttttttttttaatttttgatgatcctgtcaggaGTTTGCTGACAACGTGGACGCACCTTTTATTCGAGGGGTCACCGGAAAAGACGTTACAAtggcccacttaaaaaaaaatttaaactacagatcccctccctaatgtgattctgtataccaaataagagttttgtattttgttgtggagcttagttatggcaatttatttgctcTTGATTAATGGCATGGCAAtggccaagaaacatgtgtaccaagtttcataaatatatctcaatttttactcaagttacagcttgcacagacggacggacggacagacagtcactcggatttcaactcgtctcttcatcctgatcatttatatattatatatatagccctatatctaattcgattagttttaggtgatacaaacaaccgttaggtgaacaaaactattatactcaaagttgcgagattataaaaattattaatattgaagattttcgtaaaataaaaacacaaaaaattatagcTTTATAGCTTGAGGTGTTGCCACTTACTATATTTAGGGAGCCAAAgccaaaaaaaatggaaaaatcacGTATGCAGGAAATATTCTATGgttcattctgaacaactttgcctaagagaatatgggtctaaaaccggTTTCGAGCTAGCGTTTATTTAGgtgaagttaaatttttcggGATTATAAAAATTACTGTTGTGTTATAGAatcaaagatttttattttactcaaaaagtgTGTTCCTAGGAATAGTAGATTGTATAGACTTCCTATTTTCGCAGCATTTCCCATAGTGCGTAAATTCTATTTTAATGCTTCCAAATTGTGACTTGCGTTGTCCAGTTTAGGGATTTTTCAGAACGAGCGCAacaagtttttcaatttattgtaACCTTGattttttcatgtatttttactaaatagctaattaaaaatagtttaaaaccattttacataaattttctattaataataaataaagggCAATCTTCCTTTGCCATAAATATATGATCAAAGCTTTAGACTATTGTAAATTACTTGTTAAGTCCAAATTTAATGTGTTTGGTAATGAAACACCATTTGTAAGGCATCCGAGGATCATCTAATAGGGGACTGATGCCTTACCACTAGTCATTTCGCTTTGGCAGTGAATGGACTAGTACACAAAACAAAGAatacgaaatttatttattcaattcaaTCCgtcaaaaaaatatcttttgaaGTATTATTGTACTTCAACTTTTTTGTAGCAATACCGTTTACAACACTGTGGCACAGTCGACCATTATCAAAAACATTGGAACATTCGTGCAGTTGAATTTTGAACTaatattaatgcaaaaaaaaatattaatgcaaaaaatataaagcaggtaaataaactatttcaataatttcacaAGCACAAACAAATTAATTCTAATGAATATCACATTAAAGagtgtttttcaaaaattaaaactcaGGGTTGTCATCTACGTATTCAAGTATGCTCGCTTCAATAGCCATCCGCAAAGCAAAATCATGTTATGGTATTATATAAAGTATGCCGGCAGCAAGAATCCAATAGACTTCCGGACAGTATTGTAAACACCAATGtcacaaaaaagttaaagatcaacaataatttaattccatttttttaggAATTGGGTTGCTATCGATAATATTGAAAAGGAGTTGAGTTAGAAACTGTAGTAAGGGCACATTAAGCATGTCATCATTCGTATTTATGTAATATGAAAGGTAACGTAATCAttagaatatataaaatttcattattagtTAAAGTGTAATCATTACTTCTAGCGGTAATCCATttaatataattgttaattttatatattctatTCACGTAAACAAATATCCCTCAATGtagggaaaattaaaaaaaattaaatatatagctGATATTAATGAGAAGCCTGAAAATTTTCTGCCAACAGAAATTTGCAAACAGAAAGTgcaaagtgaaaataataattacgtAATTAACTTAAAAACACTAGCAAATTAAGAAAGTCGACATGAAGTCAGTAAAACAGATGTTGTAATAACCTACAATGAAATgtacaaaattatgaaaataacttACCTTACTACAAAATATGccattaaatttcttttcactTAGGGGTATAGAGACTGAAATTCTGACAATCATTTCAAAGTCTGCTTGTTGCACTTGCTTTCTAAACTCAGGATAAAGTGCATATAAAACGCCATCAGTATCATccttatctttttttataacattctgcaaagaagaaaaaactCCCATCCAAATTGTCCAACGAATGTCATAAGCTTCCACATATGTCATTATACGCCGAATCAGAGTctataaaataacatttaatgataaaacaaataaattcacaaataataacttaaaatttacAAGTTTTAGAGAATGGAGGAGAAATTGAGATAATAAAGTGATAGCTGATTTTGATGACGTAgcaatgtaaataattttgttattttttgctacttataataattacttgCTAAATAGAAAATAGAGCTTTCCGAAACTGAAGGTTAATGATGCACTGAGAAAATAAGAATTTCTTTTCCAAACTTTCCGTATAGTTTACCATTATCTTTAATCAACTATTACCCAGTaccaataataatatatattagaatACTAtacaatattcaaatatattgcaATATACCAATCAGTGTATTGATTTTTCTATGTCTTAGTCTTAtagagttttgaaaaaagaaaaaaaattaatagagttactttgtataaatattataaacattgAAAcaattatacttaaaatattgatCACGGACGTTAAATACTTATTATATTACCTTTCCTTTGCGAACATTCATAATTGCTGCAACTTCTTCTTGTGAAAGTCCAGCTATTAGCTTTGTCACGAGTGCTTCTTTCTTTTCAATCTCATATGTGAATTTGTTTTTCAACGCAGAATTCACCGTTGATGGATTAGATGCTTCGGCTATTCGCTCTTCTTGACTTTTGCTAGCATTTTCTATCTGCTCTAAAGTAGCTATGCGCtcactttctttcttttttttcattataatgGTAGCGATTGCAGTAGGATTATTTAAATCCTCCAATTTCAAAACAATACGGTAGAGGGTTTCGATGTGTAACAAAATATGACGCGATTTACGATGAGCTGATGATGTAAAATCGCCGATTGCACTTGTTAAAGGAGCTACAGGTGTTATGTTTGACTTAAGGATGGATGAATTGGTACCACTACAACTTCCAGTAATTGGGATACCATCACCAGCCCCACTGACTGCATTTTCATTTCCCATAATTTCAGCGTCAATTATTTTACGCGGTGCTGTTACACTTCCATACTGTAACTTACCTAACGAGTTTTCAAACTTTAGTGGACTAAAAACATATGGTGTTTTTTGATCTTGAATGTTTCCTAAATTTCCGCTATTATTTCCAACTGTCCCGGTACTCTCTGAATTACGACGTTCGCGATGTTGACCATTCCGCGTTCCATTTTTATTGCCGAGCTGAACTAAAATGAGCTGAGCGTGACCTTTAGGTTGCGTTAGTGGATGATTTAACTGGTTGTCTTTATGTGCTTGACTATGGCGCAGGTTGCCATTAAGGATAGCTTTTTTTTCACGGTATACCGTATAGTAAAAATCATCAATGTAGGGAGTATCCGTGTTCAATTGCGAAAGCTGTATACCTATTAGCCAATGTTTGTCGCGTGTACTCATTAAATTCGCATATTCATCAAACTCTTCATGTGGCAAGTTTCCGTTTGCAGATCCTCCATCACGCCGTTGATGGATTGGCTTATTAATTCCACTAATATTGATCCTTTGTTGTACAAGATTTTGTGGAGAGTTTAATCCAATattttgttgtacttgttgtGTTTGACGTGCAATATTTTGCAAAAGAGGATGGTTTTGTTGAATTTCCTGAACTAAACGCATATTGAACATATTATACATAGAATTCGATTGCTGAGAATTTAGTAAGACAGCTGAGTTAGGAGGATGTGGTGTTATACGAGCGGCTTGTGGCGTTTGTACCAAAGAAGCCGGATGGATACCAGCAACAGCTGCAGCAGCACGCATTGCATTAAAATTGGGATGCattgcaaaattatttaaagcgatTGGCAGATGCGGGCTTGGCAGTGGTCTCGGAAAATTGGGGGGTAATCCATGCTGGTTAAGTATAGGATGTGGATGAAGCTGATGATTGTTTTGTTGCTGCATATGCGGGCTTAATCCAGCTGAGTATAAAGAAAATCCTGGTGGAAGACGATTGCCACCACCACCCGTTTGCTGTTGGTGAACTAAATTACCCAAAGGGTTTTGTGTCAGATTATTTGCAAAATTAGGGTTTGGTCTCAATGGGTGACCTTGATTAGGAAAACCTGGCGGACCTATGTAAaacatatttcattaatttatactATGTATAAAAAACTGTAATACCTTTTAATTGTGGAACTTGAGGTTTTGACTGATTTAGTTGTTGATGTAATATTTGATGTTGCTGCATATGATGTGATTGAGGTGgaggtgtgtttgtgtttgaGGACTGTCTAACAGTGTCATTAATATGCTGTTGAATTTGCTGTTTCTGATTTTGATGATGCTGATTTCGTTGGTCTTTGGGTTGTAAATAATTATCGCGATTTTTTCGTATACTTtgttcaataataatatttctctcAATATCTTCCA
It contains:
- the Patr-1 gene encoding uncharacterized protein Patr-1; the protein is MDDSFFGFDTSVPYEDHGASGQIAEPSEEEYDALNDETFGSATNGDWEEAHETMVRLTDCSVSARSHKESLDGVQLISGKIVTSSQASSPSKANISRGRYVEKFADSDLELNLSAMKLDDVDLRFDDNESLSGTTGINLDPSVWATNPFKSSHIALDGSEHLSIFQSRERCSLIGMNDVNNSEKIFQQTQNANLFAQHIQLEKNQCTDIKMIQRELPHHLGGAFGLPSTPKFCTLEDIERNIIIEQSIRKNRDNYLQPKDQRNQHHQNQKQQIQQHINDTVRQSSNTNTPPPQSHHMQQHQILHQQLNQSKPQVPQLKGPPGFPNQGHPLRPNPNFANNLTQNPLGNLVHQQQTGGGGNRLPPGFSLYSAGLSPHMQQQNNHQLHPHPILNQHGLPPNFPRPLPSPHLPIALNNFAMHPNFNAMRAAAAVAGIHPASLVQTPQAARITPHPPNSAVLLNSQQSNSMYNMFNMRLVQEIQQNHPLLQNIARQTQQVQQNIGLNSPQNLVQQRINISGINKPIHQRRDGGSANGNLPHEEFDEYANLMSTRDKHWLIGIQLSQLNTDTPYIDDFYYTVYREKKAILNGNLRHSQAHKDNQLNHPLTQPKGHAQLILVQLGNKNGTRNGQHRERRNSESTGTVGNNSGNLGNIQDQKTPYVFSPLKFENSLGKLQYGSVTAPRKIIDAEIMGNENAVSGAGDGIPITGSCSGTNSSILKSNITPVAPLTSAIGDFTSSAHRKSRHILLHIETLYRIVLKLEDLNNPTAIATIIMKKKKESERIATLEQIENASKSQEERIAEASNPSTVNSALKNKFTYEIEKKEALVTKLIAGLSQEEVAAIMNVRKGKTLIRRIMTYVEAYDIRWTIWMGVFSSLQNVIKKDKDDTDGVLYALYPEFRKQVQQADFEMIVRISVSIPLSEKKFNGIFCSKFGISSLVCLVLQAEHIYMSGNDSTLTDGNKGKWRYFLDQVATSLNRTIQNHTVCAEIESDSIQPLMNHFARFEDLKLDSLLALITEARQQIN